The Fusobacterium sp. SYSU M8D902 genome segment CCTCCTCTTCCCTCTTCTCCAGCTTGGAATATGAGCATGATTGATTTTTTTAATTTAATCCCATTATCAATCTGTTCCTTTATCCATTTAGCAAAATATAGAAGATTAGTAGTATGTCCATCATGTCCACAAGCATGCATCATTCCGTCAATTTTCGATTTATACTCCTTTTCCCCCTCCTCTTGTAGAGGAAGTGCATCAATATCAGCTCTAAATCCTAACCAAATATCCTCTTCTCCTCTAAAAATAGCAAGAGTACTTGTTCCTATCTCTTCATAATCTATTTTTAAATCTTTTAAAAACTCTCTTATAAATGCAGCTGTGTTGTACTCACTCAAAGCTATTTCAGGCATTTGATGTAATTTTGATCTAGTTTCGTAAAAAAAATTCTCCATAAAATCTCTCCTTTTAAATTACTGAAATTTATTAACCGTTTATTTTATATACAATTCGATTATATATTTTTACAACTCTGATGTCAATATATAAACAAGAAATTAAAAAAACAAACATTATCGTGAAAAATATTTTTTAAATTTTTATTTAAAAAAATTTTTTTTATGTTATAATCATATTAGGGTGCATAGATTTTATTAACATAAGAACTATAGGAAGGAAAAAATATGAAAATATATGAAAATATAGTAGGAAAAACAAATGCTGACTTTGTTTATAAGAATTTAAAAAGGAATATTTTAGAATTAAACTTATTACCAGGTGCGGAGATTAAAGAGCAAGAACTTTCAGCAATTTTTAATGTTAGCCGTACCCCTATAAGGGAGGCTCTTCTTCTATTAAAACATGATGGTCTAATAAAAACACTCCCTCAGAGTGGTACTTTTGTAAAGAAGATAGATAAAGATAAATTTGAAATTGGACAAATTTTAAGAATTTGTGTTGAAGTAAAAATGATACAATTAGCTTGTAGTAACTTTCCACAAGAGTATTTAGATAGATTAAAGGAAAATATAGAAAAGCAAAAGTTTATTTATCACACAACCAAAAATGCTGAAGAATATCACAAATTGGATGTTGATTTTCATAGAATTATATTTACAGGAGTGGGTTTTACTGAGCTTTATAAAATAACTTCTAAAGAGTTTTATGACTATCTTAGAGTTAGAAAACTAAACTCTTCTAACAAAATTAAAGATGATTATATTTTAAAAAGTCATGAACAAATATATGAAATAATAAAAAATAGAAGACCTGAACTAGCTCAAGAAGCTTTAGATCAACACTTCGTTAGATTGAAAAAAAAGCTCCCTCTACTTATTGAGGAATACCCTGAGTATTTTAAATAATAATTTAACAAACTATTACTATGTATCACTTAAAAGTATCGTGTTTAAATTCACGATGCTTTTTTTTATTCAATATTTAATTTATCGACTTTATGTTAATAATTTAGTTTAAAAGTTGAACTAAAATATATTAATTTTATAACTTTAATAAATTATTGAAGAAAAAAACATTGACATAAAACACATATTAATATATTATATTGATATATTAATATATTAGGTTCGTATTTTAAACTTTAAAGTCAAAAATAAATCAAATAGACGTAATTATTATCAATTTAAGGAGAGTGAATAATGAAATTTAGCTATTATCCTGGTTGTACATTAAAAACAAAAGCTCAAAAGCTTGAAAAATATGGACTAGATTCAGCGAAGGTTTTAGGGATTGATTTAATTGAACAGAAAGAGTGGCAATGTTGTGGAGCTGTCTATCCATTAGCAAGTAATGAGATTGCTACAAGACTTTCTGCAGTTAGAAGTTTGGTAGATGCTCATACTGAAAAAAGAAAGTTAGTAACAATTTGTACTGCTTGTCATCATGTATTAAAAAGAACAAATGAAGATCTTAAAATAGATG includes the following:
- a CDS encoding GntR family transcriptional regulator, with translation MKIYENIVGKTNADFVYKNLKRNILELNLLPGAEIKEQELSAIFNVSRTPIREALLLLKHDGLIKTLPQSGTFVKKIDKDKFEIGQILRICVEVKMIQLACSNFPQEYLDRLKENIEKQKFIYHTTKNAEEYHKLDVDFHRIIFTGVGFTELYKITSKEFYDYLRVRKLNSSNKIKDDYILKSHEQIYEIIKNRRPELAQEALDQHFVRLKKKLPLLIEEYPEYFK